The genomic DNA AATACCTGGAACGGGAAATTGAACGGCTGGGTCTACAGGACCGTGTCGGGGAGGTGCTGATTCCTACGGAAACTGTTTTTGAGCTGCGAGGCGGTAAGAAGCGGACCCGTGAACGTACGTTCTTCCCGGGTTATGTCCTGATTGAGGCCACCCTTGATCGCGAGTTGCAGCATTTGATCTCCAACATGCCCTCGGTGGTGGGTTTTCTGGGCAGTGGGGATCAGCCTACGCCGCTGCGTCCAGAAGAGGTCCGGCGTATTCTGGGAAAGGTGGACGAAGCCCGGGAGCTGGGCGAGCAACCGGAAATTCCGTTCAAGCCTGGCGATATCGTGCGCATCATTGAGGGGCCCTTCAACAACTTTAGTGGCGTGGTAGAGGAGGTCTATCCCGACAAGCTGAAGCTCAAGGTGATGGTTTCCATTTTTGGGCGGAAGACGCCGCTGGAAGTCGATTATCTGCAGGTAGAAAGGGAGTCGTAGGCTTTCTGTGAAAAACGACAGGGAGGATGCGGAGCGGAAACCTTCCCGGTATGGAGGCATAGGAGAGGCGCTCTGTAAACTTGAGATGCCTGAATCCGCGGGAGCCTGAGAACGTACCAGGCGATTGGACCGCCCAGAGGAGGTGCTATGGCAAAGAAGGTCGAAAAGATCATCAAGCTTCAGATCAAAGGAGGGCAGGCGACGCCTGCTCCGCCGATTGGTCCGGCTCTCGGCCAGGCCGGCGTCAACATTATGGAGTTTTGCAAGCAGTTCAATGCGGCCACTCAGGACCGCATGGGCGTGCTGCTGCCGGTCGTCATCACGGTTTACGCAGACAAATCGTTCACTTTTGTTGTCAAGAGTCCGCCGGCGGCCGAGCTGCTTAAGAAGGCAGCAGGTATCGAGAAAGGAGCGGGTGATCCACTCCGGCAGAAGGTGGGTAAGGTGACGTGGCAGGATTGTCTGGAGATTGCCAAGCAAAAGATGGCCGACCTGAACGCATACGATCTGGAAAAGGCAGCCTCGATGATTGCCGGTACAGCGCGTTCGATGGGCATTGTCGTCGAGGGTAAGCCCGAACATCTCTGAATGTTGGTGCGGGAGTCTGCCCTGCGCAGGCGATTGAACCGCTTAACCGAATAGAGCCATGCCCAAACGAGGAAAACGGTATCGGAAAGCGCTGGAGATTATTCAGCAGGCCGGGAAGGGGCCCTTTACCCTGGCGGAGGCGGCCGATCTGGTCAAGAAAACGGCCCTGGCCAGGTTTGATGAATCGGTCGATATCGACGTGCGCCTTGGGGTGGATCCCCGGCATGCTGATCAGATGGTACGAGGGACGGTAGCCCTGCCCCATGGCACGGGCAAAAAAGTGCGGGTGCTGGTCCTGGCCGATGAGGGGCGTTGGAAAGAGGCCCTGGAGGCGGGCGCGGACTATGCCGGGTTGGAAGAGTATATTGAAAAGATTCAAAACGGCTGGCTGGAGTTTGATGTTGTGATTGCCACCCCGCAGGTGATGAGCAAAGTGGGACGGTTGGGGCGTATCCTGGGTCCCCGTGGGCTTATGCCCAATCCCAAGAGCGGCACCGTGACGCAAAACGTGGCGGAGGCAGTTCGTGAGGTGAAGGCCGGCCGTATTGACTTTCGGGTGGACAAAGCGGGTAACCTGCACACCTCGATCGGGAAGGCTTCCTTTACGAGCGAGCAGATCCGAGAAAACGCCGAAGCCTTCCTGCGCGAGGTGTTGCGGTTGCGTCCGCCGTCGGTAAAAGGCGCCTATGTGCGCTCCATTACGCTTTCGACCACAATGGGGCCGCCGGTGCCGGTAAGCTTGAGCGTGTTGCACACGCTTCGCTGAGCCCGTACCCCGATGCCCAACAGGAGGAAGTGAGCCATGCCTTTGACAAGAGCCCAGAAAGCGGCCATCCTGAAAGAGATCAGCGCCAGACTGGAAACGGCGCCGGTTATTTATCTGACTGATTATATGGGGCTGAATGTTGCCCAGATCACCAAGCTCCGGCGTCAATTTCGAGAGGCCGGGGTCGAATTCAAGGTGGTCAAGAACACGTTGCTCCGCATTGCTATGGAGCAGCGTGGAGGGTACGATGAACTGTTACCGGTACTGAACGGCCCCACGGCGGTGGCGATCAGCGATGAGCCCGCTGCGCCGGCCCGGGTGATCAAAAAATTCATCGAGGAGGAGGGCGTCGCGTTGCCCCGCTTGAAAGCAGCTTATATTGATGGGGCCGTTTACGGCGCCGATGCCCTTGATACGCTGGCCGCGCTGAAGTCGAAGGACGAACTGATTGCCGACATTGTCGGGCTGCTCCTGGCGCCGGCTCAGCAGGTGGTGGGTGCGCTGCAGGGGCCTGGGCAGACACTGGCCGCCTGCGTGCAGACCATCGCCGAGAAAGAGACCGCCTGACCTTTGGAAATAACCTGTATCTGGATCGCAATATCATATTCCTTAATGCGCAGCGCAGCCCTTAAGGGCAGAGACCGCTGCGGGAAAACAAGGAGGAAGAACCATGGCAGACCTGAAAGCACTCGCTGAACAGCTGGTTAACCTGACGATCAAGGAGGCGAACGAACTCGCCAAGATTCTGGAGGAGGAGTATGGCATCAAGCCTGCGGCCGCGGCCGTGGCGGTTGCCGCTGGCCCGGCTGGTGGTGACGGCGCCGCTCAGGCGGAGGAAAAGACGGAGTTTGACGTGGTCCTTAAAGCGGTCGGTGGCAACAAGATTGCCGTCATCAAAGAGGTGCGCGCCATCACCGGGCTTGGCCTCAAGGAAGCCAAAGAGCTGGTTGACAGCGCCCCCAAGCCGATCAAGGAAGGGGTCAGCAAGGAGGAGGCCGAACAGATCAAGGCCAAGCTGGAAGAAGCCGGCGCCGAGGTGGAAATCAAGTAAATCTCCGGGAACTTACGCTTTTTACCAGCATTCTTGCCTCGAACGCCATAGCTTGCAAGGTAAGCCGACCCCTCTTCTGAGGGCGTCGGCTTTCCCTGCTTGTAGCCTGCACGCCGAGCATGATGTTTCAAAAAGTCTGCTATTTCACGGAGAAACAAGCTCCGTGCCATAGCGTTACTGCGGCGTTATCCACCTCCAAATCTGCAGGCACAAGCTGTTCGATTTACTGGGTTTGCGCAACGCGTCACTTAACCATCGAAGTTGCACCCGCCTATGTCTGAGTTCAACGGCCAGCCGGGCATGAACGAACGGATTTCGTTTGCCCGCACGAAGAGGGTCCTGGACTATCCCGACCTCCTGGAAATTCAGCTGAAGTCCTTCAAGGAGTTTGTGCAGGATGATGTGCCGCCTGAGGAGCGTGAAGATAAAGGGCTTCAGGCGGTCTTTAAAGAACACTTTCCCATTACCGACAGCCGGGAGCGGTACATCCTGGAATTCCTCTATTACACGCTGGACACGCCCAAGCATACCGTCGAGGAATGTCTGGCCCAGGGACTGACCTATTCGGTTCCGCTCAAGGCCAAGCTCCGGCTATCCATCCTGGAAGATGAGGACGAGGAGGAGGCTGGCGAAGCCATTGAGCAGGAGGTGTACCTGGGGAACCTGCCCTATATGACAGAGCGCGGCACCTTTATTATCAACGGGGCTGAGCGCGTCATCGTCTCGCAGCTGCATCGGAGCCCGGGGGTTTTCTTTGGCCAGAGCGTCCATCCCAACGGCACCGAACTCTACTCGGCCCGTGTGATTCCGCTGCGCGGCTCGTGGATCGAATTCTCTACAGACGTGGCCAACGTCATGTGGGCCTATATTGACCGGCGTAAAAAGTTGCCGGTTACCACGCTGCTGCGCGCGCTGGGGTACTCCTCAGACGAGGAGATTATCCAGCTCTTCGAACTGGGCGAGGAGGTGGATATTTCGACCAAACGGGCGTTCAAGAAACACCTGGGGCGGAAGCTGGCCTCCTCCATTACGCTGGAGCGTATTATCGAACTCGTCGACGAGGATACCGGGGAGATCCTGGAAGAGAAGCGTGAGCGGGAGGTGC from Rhodothermus sp. includes the following:
- the nusG gene encoding transcription termination/antitermination protein NusG, giving the protein MAEEKKQERVRKWYVLRTFSGHEKKVKQYLEREIERLGLQDRVGEVLIPTETVFELRGGKKRTRERTFFPGYVLIEATLDRELQHLISNMPSVVGFLGSGDQPTPLRPEEVRRILGKVDEARELGEQPEIPFKPGDIVRIIEGPFNNFSGVVEEVYPDKLKLKVMVSIFGRKTPLEVDYLQVERES
- the rplA gene encoding 50S ribosomal protein L1 yields the protein MPKRGKRYRKALEIIQQAGKGPFTLAEAADLVKKTALARFDESVDIDVRLGVDPRHADQMVRGTVALPHGTGKKVRVLVLADEGRWKEALEAGADYAGLEEYIEKIQNGWLEFDVVIATPQVMSKVGRLGRILGPRGLMPNPKSGTVTQNVAEAVREVKAGRIDFRVDKAGNLHTSIGKASFTSEQIRENAEAFLREVLRLRPPSVKGAYVRSITLSTTMGPPVPVSLSVLHTLR
- the rplL gene encoding 50S ribosomal protein L7/L12, yielding MADLKALAEQLVNLTIKEANELAKILEEEYGIKPAAAAVAVAAGPAGGDGAAQAEEKTEFDVVLKAVGGNKIAVIKEVRAITGLGLKEAKELVDSAPKPIKEGVSKEEAEQIKAKLEEAGAEVEIK
- the rplK gene encoding 50S ribosomal protein L11 is translated as MAKKVEKIIKLQIKGGQATPAPPIGPALGQAGVNIMEFCKQFNAATQDRMGVLLPVVITVYADKSFTFVVKSPPAAELLKKAAGIEKGAGDPLRQKVGKVTWQDCLEIAKQKMADLNAYDLEKAASMIAGTARSMGIVVEGKPEHL
- the rplJ gene encoding 50S ribosomal protein L10, coding for MPLTRAQKAAILKEISARLETAPVIYLTDYMGLNVAQITKLRRQFREAGVEFKVVKNTLLRIAMEQRGGYDELLPVLNGPTAVAISDEPAAPARVIKKFIEEEGVALPRLKAAYIDGAVYGADALDTLAALKSKDELIADIVGLLLAPAQQVVGALQGPGQTLAACVQTIAEKETA